One window of Trifolium pratense cultivar HEN17-A07 linkage group LG5, ARS_RC_1.1, whole genome shotgun sequence genomic DNA carries:
- the LOC123884188 gene encoding copper-transporting ATPase RAN1-like: MAPGVRNLQLTTQSARRKVASTDDMENVRVRLLDSDDDDEMRRIQIRVSGMTCTACSNSIESALKAIDGVVTASVALLQNKADVVFNPALVKDEDIKNAIEDAGFEADILPESSGQGKIPHETLVGQFTIGGMTCAACVNSVEGILRDLPGVKRAVVALATSLGEVEYDPSVISKDDIVNAIEDSGFEASFVQSNEQDKIIYGVVGVYSVTDAQVLEGMLSNMKGVRQFRFDQISGELDVLFDPQVLSPRSLVDGIHGESNGKFKLRVRSPYTRMVSKDVEETSTIFRLFISSLCLSVPLFFMKVVCPHIPFMYSLLLWRCGPFLMGDWVKWALVSVIQFGIGKRFYIAAGRALRNGSTNMDVLIAVGTTASYVYSVYALLYGALTGFWSPTYFETSAMLITFVLLGKYLEVLAKGKTSDAIKKLVELAPATAILITNDKDGKSIEEREIDSLLVQPGDTLKVLPGTKIPADGIVTWGSSYVNESMVTGESVPVLKEVNVSVIGGTINLHGVLHINATKIGSDTVLSQIISLVETAQMSKAPIQKFADYVASIFVPTVISLALLTFLSWYIAGSIGAYPDEWLPENGTHFVFALMFSISVVVIACPCALGLATPTAVMVATGVGANNGVLIKGGDALERAQMVKYVIFDKTGTLTQGKASVTTAKVFTEMQRGEFLTLVASAEASSEHPLAKAVLAYARHFHFFDDSSATTENDAKSGWLFDVSDFSALPGRGVQCSIDGRRILVGNRNLMVESGIDISTEVENFVVELEQTAQTGILVSYDDILIGVLGVADPLKREASVVIEGLQKMGVTPVMVTGDNWRTARAVAKEVGIQDVRAEVMPAGKAEIVRSFQKDGSIVAMVGDGINDSPALAAADVGMAIGAGTDVAIEAANFVLMRNNLEDVITAIHLSRKTFSRIRLNYIFAMGYNVVAIPVAAGVLYPSLGIKLPPWVSGACMALSSVSVVCSSLLLKRYRRPRLTTVLEIIVE; the protein is encoded by the exons ATGGCGCCCGGTGTAAGAAACTTACAGCTAACTACTCAATCCGCCCGCCGGAAAGTTGCTTCCACCGATGACATGGAAAACGTACGGGTACGACTACTAGACTCCGACGATGACGATGAGATGAGAAGAATTCAGATAAGAGTCTCCGGCATGACATGCACCGCTTGTTCAAATTCAATCGAATCAGCTCTTAAAGCCATTGACGGTGTTGTCACTGCTTCTGTTGCTTTACTGCAGAATAAAGCTGATGTTGTTTTCAACCCTGCTCTGGTTAAG GACGAAGACATTAAAAATGCAATTGAAGATGCAGGGTTTGAAGCAGATATATTACCTGAATCTAGTGGACAGGGAAAGATTCCACATGAAACCCTGGTTGGACAGTTCACTATTGGAGGTATGACATGTGCAGCTTGTGTAAATTCTGTTGAAGGTATTTTGAGAGATCTTCCGGGGGTTAAAAGGGCTGTGGTAGCTTTGGCCACTTCATTGGGAGAAGTTGAATATGATCCAAGTGTAATTAGTAAAGACGATATAGTCAATGCAATTGAAGATTCTGGCTTTGAAGCCTCTTTTGTACAGAGCAACGAGCAGGATAAAATTATTTACGGAGTTGTTGGCGTGTACAGTGTAACAGATGCACAGGTTTTAGAAGGCATGCTCAGTAACATGAAAGGAGTAAGGCAGTTTCGTTTTGACCAGATATCGGGTGAATTAGATGTTCTGTTTGATCCTCAAGTTCTCAGTCCTAGGTCCTTAGTTGATGGGATCCATGGGGAAAGCAATGGAAAGTTTAAGCTACGTGTTCGAAGCCCTTATACTAGGATGGTTTCTAAAGATGTTGAAGAGACCTCAACTATATTTCGGCTCTTTATCTCCAGCCTGTGTCTTAGT GTTCCTCTCTTCTTTATGAAGGTAGTTTGTCCTCATATTCCGTTTATGTATTCCTTGTTACTTTGGCGATGTGGGCCTTTTCTCATGGGTGATTGGGTGAAATGGGCATTGGTGAGTGTCATCCAATTTGGAATTGGGAAGCGTTTTTATATTGCAGCTGGCAGGGCTCTTAGAAATGGTTCAACAAACATGGATGTCCTGATTGCTGTGGGAACTACTGCCTCTTATGTTTATTCTGTTTATGCTCTTCTATATGGTGCTCTTACTGGATTTTGGTCCCCAACTTACTTTGAAACAAGTGCTATGCTTATAACATTTGTTTTGTTGGGGAAGTATTTGGAAGTCCTTGCCAAGGGAAAGACATCTGATgccataaaaaaattagtagaacTTGCTCCTGCAACAGCTATATTGATCACTAATGATAAAG ATGGTAAATCTATTGAAGAAAGGGAAATTGATTCTTTGCTCGTTCAACCGGGTGACACATTGAAAGTTCTTCCTGGTACGAAGATTCCTGCTGATGGTATTGTTACTTGGGGCTCAAGTTATGTAAATGAAAGCATGGTAACTGGTGAGTCTGTACCTGTTTTGAAGGAGGTGAATGTTTCAGTTATTGGGGGTACAATAAATTTGCATGGTGTACTTCACATTAATGCTACCAAAATAGGATCTGATACAGTTTTGAGTCAGATAATAAGTTTGGTTGAAACAGCACAGATGTCCAAAGCTCCCATTCAGAAGTTTGCTGATTAT GTAGCAAGCATATTTGTCCCGACTGTTATTTCTTTGGCATTATTGACATTTTTGAGTTG GTATATTGCTGGATCTATTGGAGCTTACCCAGACGAATGGCTTCCAGAAAATGGAACTCACTTTGTGTTTGCCCTAATGTTCTCAATATCTGTAGTGGTGATTGCATGTCCCTGTGCACTTGGCTTGGCAACACCGACGGCTGTCATGGTGGCAACAGGTGTTGGGGCTAACAATGGAGTATTAATTAAAGGAGGAGATGCTTTGGAAAGGGCTCAGATGGTGAAGTATGTGATATTTGATAAAACAGGCACTCTAACTCAGGGAAAAGCCAGTGTTACTACTGCTAAGGTATTCACTGAAATGCAACGTGGGGAATTTCTTACATTGGTGGCTTCTGCTGAG GCTAGCAGTGAACATCCTTTGGCAAAAGCAGTATTAGCATATGCACGCCACTTTCATTTCTTTGATGATTCTTCAGCTACTACAGAGAATGATGCAAAGTCTGGGTGGCTTTTTGATGTTTCAGATTTCTCTGCTCTTCCAGGAAGAGGTGTTCAATGCTCTATAGACGGACGACGTATTTTG GTTGGCAACAGGAATTTGATGGTGGAAAGTGGTATAGATATTTCAACAGAAGTGGAAAATTTTGTGGTTGAGCTGGAACAAACTGCACAGACAGGGATACTAGTATCATATGATGATATATTAATCGGAGTTTTGGGGGTTGCAGACCCATTAAAGAGAGAAGCATCTGTGGTTATAGAGGGCCTCCAGAAAATGGGAGTCACACCTGTTATGGTTACAGGAGATAACTGGCGAACAGCTCGTGCTGTTGCCAAGGAG GTTGGAATCCAAGATGTGAGAGCAGAGGTGATGCCTGCGGGAAAAGCCGAAATTGTTCGTTCATTCCAAAAGGACGGAAGCATAGTTGCAATGGTGGGCGATGGTATCAACGATTCTCCAGCATTAGCAGCTGCTGATGTTGGCATGGCAATTGGAGCTGGAACCGATGTTGCAATAGAAGCTGCTAACTTTGTTTTGATGAGAAATAACTTGGAAGATGTGATCACAGCAATCCATCTATCCCGGAAGACGTTCTCTCGTATTAGATTGAATTACATATTTGCAATGGGTTACAATGTTGTTGCTATACCAGTTGCTGCTggagttttatatccttcactAGGGATCAAGCTGCCACCATGGGTTTCCGGTGCATGCATGGCTCTCTCTTCTGTAAGTGTTGTATGCTCTTCGTTGCTTCTTAAAAGATATAGAAGACCGAGACTTACCACAGTCCTTGAAATAATTGTAGAATAA